From a single Pyxicephalus adspersus chromosome 11, UCB_Pads_2.0, whole genome shotgun sequence genomic region:
- the LOC140341313 gene encoding chymotrypsin inhibitor-like: MLRQSLGFLLLTLALCSADVKQRQPPAREGKKCQFPNQVWNDCGSACPMNCQRLRHDDGVCTMNCVPGCYCVSPYIFKSGTSGPCTLPTNCPKKVSRPVKGRS, translated from the exons ATGTTACGACAAAGTCTTGGATTTCTTCTTCTCACCCTGG CATTGTGCTCTGCTGATGTCAAACAACGCCAACCCCCAGCACGAGAAG GGAAGAAGTGCCAGTTCCCCAACCAGGTTTGGAATGACTGCGGCAGTGCCTGTCCCATGAACTGTCAGCGCCTCCGACACGATGATGGGGTTTGCACAATGAATTGCGTTCCCGGCTGTTATTGTGTCAGCCCGTATATCTTCAAATCGGGGACctctggcccctgcactctgccAACCAACTGCCCCAAAAAGGTTTCCAGGCCTGTAAAGGGCAGATCCTAA